Proteins encoded in a region of the Streptomyces sp. NBC_00310 genome:
- a CDS encoding beta-galactosidase — protein MRVKWKSLLLAGALSVMPLTSTGAVAAPARTEAQAQAPHTVTYDQYSVRVDGKPLYIWGAEFHYFRLPSPDAWRDVLQKIKAGGFNAVSLYFDWGYHSAKPGRYDFTGIRDVERLLDEAERAGLYVIARPGPYINAEVSGGGMPAWRKTQAGVNRTSEPEYLKAAREWMSRINPIIARHQLTRGTGNVILYQVENEYQGGREDADYMQTLIDWARQDGIDVPTFVNDGGANQNWVSGKGAPDIYGFDAYPQGFDCKDPDTWKNLPDYSYVNEWKPESPLIIPEAQGGAFDPWGGTGYQDCAKLTGTDFTRVFSKMNIAAGVSGQSFYMTYGGTNWGWLADPNAVYTSYDYGAPINESRQLTDKYQEFKRLGYMVNSVTSLARTDKAEAPVPSDDALRVDRRVNPDDGAQFFTVRHADTRVKDKDETTLSLTGADGDYPRVPQQGTITVDGRDAKLLVAGYDLSESQRLVYSTSEIMTHAEIGGRDVALLHGREGEAGETVLRYAERPEVTVLDGEVTTTWDAERGDLRLNYTHKGLARVLVNGMELLIADTAETAHWWQQDTAEGPVLVRGPSLVRTAEMAGDTLKLTGDSTKAARIEVIADAKRVTWNRRRVTTTQAPRPVELPTLTTWKYKEEAPESAPGFDDSTWTTADRLTAHNPELAGSLPVLAMDEYGYHHGNVWYRGRFKTTGRATGLALNANTGPTGQYAVWLNGRYLGSSGDGGHTFDVPADTLRASGDNVLSVLVENAGHNEEWGHDYSKEPRGLLGAEVVGGASTLTWKIQGSRGGEDSVDTARGLYNNGGLYGERAGWSLAGHPDGSWKNTTLAGQSAKTGTGVRWYRTSARLDLPQGQDNAIALDLAEAEGGGTGYRAQIFVNGWLIGRYLPDTGPQTRFVIPKGILREQGSNTIALAVWSTEAGAGPGSAKLVDLGASAGGIKIGPVAAPSYDAKTYAMPESGARVTVDAEPFLSTGTAARVPVSVTVPKDAPAARNVELTLKVPDGWTATTDDTTRFARVRPGDTVTADYTVTPPGDPVHYAVLSATAKLSQPGRPGTVTGVRAVQVPPPGLSADTYVSDATLVKAVNGWGPVEKDASNGEAAAGDGRPLSMGGTTYAKGLGVHANSQVRVYLGGGCTRFTATAGVDDEVGDNGSVSFAVIADGRSLFDSPVRYGSDGGATVDVDVTGARWLDLLVDGDGDVSTDHADWADAKLTCGGGA, from the coding sequence TCGCTGCTGCTCGCCGGGGCACTGAGTGTCATGCCCCTGACGAGCACAGGTGCGGTCGCGGCACCGGCCCGGACGGAGGCGCAGGCCCAGGCCCCGCACACCGTCACCTACGACCAGTACTCCGTGCGGGTCGACGGCAAACCCCTCTACATCTGGGGCGCCGAGTTCCACTACTTCCGGCTGCCCAGCCCGGACGCGTGGCGTGACGTCCTGCAGAAGATCAAGGCGGGCGGATTCAACGCGGTCTCCCTGTACTTCGACTGGGGCTACCACTCCGCCAAGCCGGGCCGTTACGACTTCACCGGCATCCGTGACGTGGAGCGGCTGCTCGACGAGGCGGAGCGCGCGGGCCTGTACGTGATCGCCCGGCCCGGCCCGTACATCAACGCGGAGGTCTCCGGCGGCGGCATGCCCGCCTGGCGGAAGACACAGGCGGGCGTGAACCGCACCTCCGAGCCGGAGTACCTGAAGGCGGCCCGGGAGTGGATGAGCCGGATCAACCCCATCATCGCTCGGCATCAACTGACGCGCGGCACGGGCAACGTGATCCTGTATCAGGTCGAGAACGAGTACCAGGGCGGTCGCGAGGACGCCGACTACATGCAGACCCTCATCGACTGGGCGCGCCAGGACGGCATCGACGTCCCGACCTTCGTCAACGACGGTGGCGCCAACCAGAACTGGGTCAGCGGCAAGGGCGCACCGGACATCTACGGCTTCGACGCCTACCCGCAGGGCTTCGACTGCAAGGACCCCGACACCTGGAAGAACCTGCCCGACTACTCGTACGTCAACGAGTGGAAGCCCGAGTCCCCGCTGATCATCCCGGAGGCCCAGGGCGGCGCCTTCGACCCCTGGGGCGGCACCGGATACCAGGACTGCGCGAAACTCACCGGCACCGACTTCACCCGGGTGTTCAGCAAGATGAACATCGCCGCAGGGGTGAGCGGCCAGTCCTTCTACATGACGTACGGCGGCACCAACTGGGGGTGGCTCGCCGACCCGAACGCGGTCTACACGTCGTACGACTACGGGGCCCCGATCAACGAGTCCCGCCAACTCACGGACAAGTACCAGGAGTTCAAGCGCCTGGGCTACATGGTCAACTCCGTCACCTCACTGGCGCGCACCGACAAGGCCGAGGCGCCCGTCCCGTCCGACGACGCCCTGCGCGTCGACCGGCGCGTCAACCCCGACGACGGCGCCCAGTTCTTCACCGTCCGGCACGCCGACACCCGCGTGAAGGACAAGGACGAGACGACCCTGTCGCTGACCGGCGCGGACGGCGACTACCCGCGCGTACCGCAGCAGGGCACGATCACCGTCGACGGCCGGGACGCCAAACTCCTTGTCGCGGGCTACGACCTGAGCGAGAGCCAGCGGCTCGTCTACTCCACCTCGGAGATCATGACGCACGCCGAGATCGGCGGCCGCGACGTGGCGCTGCTCCACGGGCGTGAGGGCGAGGCCGGAGAGACCGTACTGCGGTACGCCGAGCGCCCCGAGGTCACCGTCCTGGACGGCGAGGTCACCACCACCTGGGACGCCGAACGCGGTGACCTGCGGCTGAACTACACCCACAAGGGCCTGGCCCGGGTCCTGGTGAACGGCATGGAACTGCTGATCGCCGACACCGCCGAGACCGCCCACTGGTGGCAGCAGGACACCGCCGAGGGCCCGGTCCTCGTGCGAGGCCCGTCCCTCGTCCGTACCGCCGAAATGGCGGGCGACACACTGAAGTTGACCGGCGACTCCACCAAGGCCGCGAGGATCGAGGTCATCGCGGACGCCAAGAGGGTGACGTGGAACCGCCGTAGGGTCACCACCACCCAGGCACCGCGCCCGGTCGAGCTGCCCACGCTGACGACATGGAAGTACAAGGAAGAGGCACCGGAGTCCGCCCCGGGCTTTGACGACTCCACCTGGACAACCGCCGACCGCCTCACCGCCCACAACCCGGAGCTGGCCGGATCGCTCCCGGTCCTCGCGATGGACGAGTACGGGTACCACCACGGCAACGTCTGGTACCGCGGCCGGTTCAAGACCACGGGGCGGGCGACCGGGCTCGCGCTGAACGCCAACACCGGCCCGACCGGCCAGTACGCGGTCTGGCTCAACGGCCGCTACCTCGGCTCCTCCGGCGACGGCGGGCACACCTTCGACGTCCCGGCGGACACGCTGAGGGCCAGCGGGGACAACGTCCTGTCCGTCCTCGTGGAGAACGCGGGCCACAACGAGGAATGGGGCCACGACTACTCCAAGGAGCCGCGCGGTCTGCTCGGCGCCGAGGTGGTCGGCGGGGCCTCCACCCTCACCTGGAAGATCCAGGGCAGCCGGGGTGGCGAGGACTCCGTGGACACCGCCCGGGGCCTGTACAACAACGGGGGGCTGTACGGGGAGCGGGCCGGCTGGTCCCTCGCCGGTCACCCCGACGGCAGCTGGAAGAACACCACCCTCGCCGGACAGAGCGCGAAGACCGGGACCGGCGTGCGCTGGTACCGCACCTCCGCCCGGCTCGACCTGCCGCAGGGCCAGGACAACGCGATCGCCCTCGATCTCGCCGAGGCCGAGGGCGGCGGCACCGGCTACCGTGCCCAGATCTTCGTCAACGGCTGGCTGATCGGCCGCTATCTGCCGGACACCGGACCGCAGACACGGTTCGTCATCCCCAAGGGCATCCTGCGCGAGCAGGGCAGCAACACCATCGCCCTGGCCGTGTGGTCCACCGAGGCCGGAGCGGGCCCGGGTTCCGCCAAGCTCGTCGACCTCGGCGCCTCGGCGGGCGGAATCAAGATCGGCCCGGTGGCCGCGCCCTCGTACGACGCCAAGACGTACGCCATGCCGGAGTCGGGCGCCCGTGTCACCGTCGACGCCGAGCCGTTCCTGAGCACCGGCACCGCCGCCCGGGTCCCCGTGAGCGTCACCGTGCCGAAGGACGCGCCGGCCGCCCGGAACGTCGAGCTGACGCTGAAGGTCCCGGACGGCTGGACCGCGACCACCGACGACACCACCCGTTTCGCCCGGGTCCGGCCCGGCGACACGGTGACCGCGGACTACACCGTCACCCCACCGGGCGACCCGGTCCACTACGCCGTCCTGTCGGCGACCGCCAAGCTCAGCCAGCCCGGCCGTCCGGGCACCGTCACGGGTGTACGGGCCGTGCAGGTGCCACCGCCCGGGCTGTCCGCCGACACCTATGTGAGCGATGCGACCCTGGTCAAGGCGGTCAACGGCTGGGGCCCGGTCGAGAAGGACGCCTCCAACGGGGAGGCCGCAGCCGGCGACGGACGGCCCCTGAGCATGGGCGGCACCACCTACGCCAAGGGTCTCGGCGTGCACGCCAACAGCCAGGTCCGGGTCTATCTCGGCGGCGGCTGCACCCGCTTCACCGCGACCGCCGGGGTGGACGACGAGGTCGGTGACAACGGCAGCGTCTCCTTCGCGGTGATCGCCGACGGCCGCTCCCTGTTCGACAGCCCGGTGCGGTACGGCTCCGACGGCGGGGCCACGGTCGACGTGGACGTGACGGGCGCCCGCTGGCTCGACCTGCTGGTCGACGGGGACGGCGATGTCTCCACCGACCACGCCGACTGGGCCGACGCCAAGCTCACCTGCGGCGGCGGCGCCTGA